A stretch of DNA from Pirellulales bacterium:
ACCGATTGGCTGATCTTCGCGGAGCTTGAAGCCGGCGATCGATTGGCGGGCCTTGGTGATAATCGCCTTTTGGCCGCAGATTTGGGTGAGCGCCGCTTGCGCCTCTTCGAGATATTTCTTTTCGGTGATCGCGGCGCCGACGCCCATGTTGACGGAGATCTTTTCGAGATGCGGCAGCGACAGCACATTGGTGCGGCCAAACTTCTCGGCCAACGCCGGTAGCACCTCTTGCAGGTACTTCTGCTTCAGCCGCGGCACGGCGGTGCTGGCCGAGACGGGCTCGTCGCCCCCCTTGGTCTTCTTGGGCTTGTCGGCCTTCTCGGCCTTGGGTTTGTCTTGCTTCTCTTTGGCAGCCACGTTCGTATCCTCTTATTTCTTCGCCGATTTCGCGTAACGGGCTCGGGCGGGGGCGACCTGGCCATTGCCCGCGCCGCACGACTTGCAAAACCGCTCTTTGCTGCCGTCGTCCAGATACCGGGCGCCGGTGCGCGTCGCGGCGCCGCACGACTTGCAGACCAGCAGCACATTGGCCACGCGGATCGGCATTTCCTTCGACAAGCGGCCGCCCTGCGGGTTCCGCTGGCTGCGGCGAACGTGCTTGTAAACGCGGTTGACCCCTTCGACCACCACCTTGCCGGCGTCGGGAAGCACCTTCAAGATGCGGGCGCGCGTGCCGCGATCGTCGCCGGTGCGAACCTCGACCATGTCTTCGACTCGTAGATGCATCACACCACCTCGCTCGCCAGGCTGACGATCTTCATGAAATTGCGGTCGCGGAGCTCACGGGCCACCGCGCCGAAGATGCGGGTGCCGCGAGGATTTTTGTCGTTGTCGATGATTACTAGGGCGTTGGAGTCGAACCGCACATAGCTGCCGTCCTTGCGCCGCGTTGGTTTGCGACAGCGGACGATGACCCCCTTGACCACGGCCCCCTTCTTGATGTCGGAGCCGGCGATCACGCTCTTGACGCTGCACACGACGATATCGCCCAGCCCGGCCGTGCGACGGTGGGTGCCGCCGAGCACCTTGAAGCACATGACTTCCTTGGCGCCGGTGTTGTCGGCCACATCGAGCCGGGTTTGCATCTGAATCATGGTTGACTACCTAAAATCTTGCCTGGGTCTGGCGGGGGCGCTGCTAAGCCGACTCGATTTCCGACTCTGTCTTGGCACGGGCGGCGGCCCGCATGGCGGCAATGTCCACCCCGCGGTTCTTGGCGACCACGCGGACCAGATCCCAGCACTTGGTGCGGCTGCGCGGCTGCGTCTCGACGATCTCCACCGTGTCGCCCTGCGCGGACTCATTGTTTTCGTCATGCACATGGCAAACGGTGCGCCGCCGCACGTACTTGCCGTACTGCGGATCCTTCACCAAGCGCTGAATCTCCACGCGCCGGGTCTTGGTCGCCTTATCGCTGGTGACGACGCCGATCAAAATTCGCTTGGGCATGGCTTGCGGTTCCTGCCAACTTGCCGTCGCGGCAAGCTGTTTCCTTCGGTTAGTTCTGCGCGGCCTGCTGCCGGGCGCGCTGGTTTTTGACGGTATGGATGCGGGCAATCAGGCGGCGATGCTTGCGCAGTTCGCTGGGGGCGTCGAGCTTTTCGGTCTGCGACTGGATGCGCAGTCGAAACAGCGTTTCCGACGTCTCCTGGAGCATCAGGCCCAGTTGCTCGTCGCTCATTTCTCGCAATTCGCTGGCTTTGCTCATTGGCGGCTAGGCTCCATGCATGGGACGACGCTTGAGGAACCGCACCGACATCGGCATCTTGTGCGCGAGCCGCTGCAGGCACAGCCGCGCGGCTTCTTCCGACACGCCACCGATCTCGTACAGCACGGTTCCCGGACGAATCACCGCGGCCCAATACTCCGGCTCTCCCTTGCCTTTACCCATGCGGGTTTCCAGGGGGATGGAGGTGATGGGCTTGTGCGGAAACACGCGGATATAAAGGCGACCCTCGGTGCGCAGATATTGCTGCGCCGCGATACGGCCGGCCTCGATGGTCTGCGCGCTGAGATAACCGCCTTGCGTGGCTTGCAAACCAAAGTCGCCAAAGACGACCCGGTTGCCACGCTGCGCGTCACCTCTTATACGTCCTCTTTGGCTTTTTCGGTGCTTGACCCTCTTGGGCATCAGCGCCATGAGCCGTCTCCTCGTCTTGATACATGCCTTGGTTCACCCACACCT
This window harbors:
- the rplX gene encoding 50S ribosomal protein L24, which codes for MHLRVEDMVEVRTGDDRGTRARILKVLPDAGKVVVEGVNRVYKHVRRSQRNPQGGRLSKEMPIRVANVLLVCKSCGAATRTGARYLDDGSKERFCKSCGAGNGQVAPARARYAKSAKK
- the rplN gene encoding 50S ribosomal protein L14 → MIQMQTRLDVADNTGAKEVMCFKVLGGTHRRTAGLGDIVVCSVKSVIAGSDIKKGAVVKGVIVRCRKPTRRKDGSYVRFDSNALVIIDNDKNPRGTRIFGAVARELRDRNFMKIVSLASEVV
- the rpsQ gene encoding 30S ribosomal protein S17 — encoded protein: MPKRILIGVVTSDKATKTRRVEIQRLVKDPQYGKYVRRRTVCHVHDENNESAQGDTVEIVETQPRSRTKCWDLVRVVAKNRGVDIAAMRAAARAKTESEIESA
- the rpmC gene encoding 50S ribosomal protein L29, translated to MSKASELREMSDEQLGLMLQETSETLFRLRIQSQTEKLDAPSELRKHRRLIARIHTVKNQRARQQAAQN
- the rplP gene encoding 50S ribosomal protein L16 codes for the protein MALMPKRVKHRKSQRGRIRGDAQRGNRVVFGDFGLQATQGGYLSAQTIEAGRIAAQQYLRTEGRLYIRVFPHKPITSIPLETRMGKGKGEPEYWAAVIRPGTVLYEIGGVSEEAARLCLQRLAHKMPMSVRFLKRRPMHGA